Proteins from a single region of bacterium:
- a CDS encoding peptidylprolyl isomerase: MLRLLRKKTKVVLWIVIVAFVGTIFLVWGMKTYQSSSEPMIASINDTEISPAEFNSLYQQYLDIYQNLYKVSLNKDMLLKLEKTIVENIIHNHILLNEAHQQGIKVSDQEIIDQIKKSFVDKEGKFDVNFYNNYIKNAPAAWWHSQELRIKNSLTIQKLEELIKEQVKVSPKELFDFYQKEYVRASLYHILIDPKKCLTEEMINTYYTKNKHKFTKPLQIRASHILIKLSPKASKIENQKAKEKITKILEMIKKGEDFSKLAKEYSACPSKDKGGDLGYFSRETMVPEFEEVAFALKLNQVSDIVKTKFGYHIIKLTEKKEKEYKSLSEAREEIIKLLSKEADKIANKKALSIWQELQNKKVNFKDIARRYSHAPSQKEGGYLGIIPKNLASANFEPNKMVKLKEEIIQGWEIDPAFMKVAFTLKEDSISKTVKSSLGYHIIKLERLILPSQEDFKKEKENIKSRFLTEKKDTLFDGWYQEVKSRYKVVVNSKFKR; encoded by the coding sequence ATGTTACGTCTTCTTAGAAAAAAGACAAAGGTTGTCTTATGGATAGTAATAGTAGCTTTTGTAGGGACTATATTTCTTGTTTGGGGAATGAAGACTTATCAATCATCATCTGAGCCAATGATCGCTTCTATTAATGATACTGAAATCTCTCCGGCTGAATTTAATAGCTTGTATCAACAATACTTAGATATTTATCAAAATTTATATAAAGTTAGTCTTAATAAAGACATGCTTTTGAAATTAGAAAAGACTATTGTAGAAAATATAATTCATAATCATATCTTATTAAACGAAGCTCATCAACAAGGGATTAAAGTAAGCGACCAAGAGATAATTGATCAAATTAAAAAATCTTTTGTCGATAAAGAAGGTAAATTTGATGTGAATTTTTATAATAATTATATAAAAAATGCCCCTGCTGCTTGGTGGCATAGCCAAGAACTAAGAATTAAAAATAGCTTAACGATTCAAAAGCTCGAAGAGCTTATTAAAGAACAAGTGAAAGTTAGCCCAAAAGAACTATTTGATTTTTATCAAAAAGAGTATGTTCGGGCATCTCTTTACCATATCTTAATTGATCCTAAGAAATGTTTAACTGAAGAAATGATCAATACTTACTACACCAAAAATAAACATAAATTTACTAAACCCCTGCAAATTAGAGCAAGCCATATATTAATTAAGCTTAGCCCTAAAGCCAGTAAGATTGAAAACCAAAAAGCTAAAGAGAAGATTACTAAGATCTTAGAAATGATTAAAAAAGGAGAAGATTTTTCTAAATTAGCTAAAGAATATTCAGCCTGCCCTAGTAAAGATAAGGGAGGAGATTTAGGTTATTTTAGTCGTGAAACGATGGTTCCTGAATTTGAAGAAGTAGCTTTTGCTTTAAAACTTAACCAAGTAAGTGATATCGTAAAGACAAAATTTGGCTACCATATTATTAAACTTACAGAGAAAAAAGAGAAAGAATATAAAAGTTTATCCGAAGCAAGAGAAGAGATTATTAAGCTTCTCTCTAAAGAAGCTGATAAGATAGCCAATAAAAAGGCTTTATCGATCTGGCAAGAACTACAAAATAAGAAGGTTAACTTTAAAGATATAGCCAGGAGATATTCTCATGCTCCTAGCCAAAAAGAAGGAGGATACTTAGGAATTATCCCTAAAAACTTGGCCTCTGCTAATTTTGAACCAAATAAGATGGTTAAATTAAAGGAAGAAATTATTCAAGGTTGGGAAATAGATCCTGCTTTTATGAAAGTAGCTTTTACTTTAAAAGAAGATTCCATCAGTAAAACAGTAAAGTCATCTTTAGGATACCATATTATTAAACTCGAAAGACTAATCCTTCCTTCCCAGGAAGATTTTAAAAAAGAGAAAGAAAATATCAAGTCCCGCTTCCTTACAGAAAAAAAGGACACTCTCTTTGATGGTTGGTATCAAGAAGTAAAATCAAGATACAAAGTG